The Spirosoma foliorum genome has a window encoding:
- a CDS encoding DUF3298 and DUF4163 domain-containing protein, with amino-acid sequence MKYLAATLFLLFLFSACHSTNSGSPVLERQHYTFTGSARCDTTSNTGVGVDVSYILLKDDSEGARKINDSLRLLAVNSVVGWLDSATVGSHPEARTDLAKAASLFASDYEAVRKEMGNFGGCWELETKADTVHAGSKALTVKIETYAYTGGAHPNSNLAFYTFDRETGRILTLNDMIADTTALLGVLEQAFRQQQNLLPKVNLEEQGYFLRDGRFFLPANVGTSREGMVFYYNPYEIAAYAVGPIQVTVPYEKLNGILRDDWL; translated from the coding sequence ATGAAGTACCTTGCTGCAACGTTATTCTTACTTTTTCTCTTTTCTGCCTGTCACTCTACAAATTCAGGGTCGCCCGTTTTAGAGCGTCAACATTATACCTTTACTGGCTCAGCTCGTTGTGATACAACCAGTAATACAGGGGTAGGGGTCGACGTTTCGTACATTTTGTTAAAAGACGACTCCGAAGGGGCCCGTAAAATTAATGATAGCCTGCGTTTACTGGCTGTGAATAGTGTAGTGGGCTGGCTCGATAGCGCCACTGTAGGAAGTCACCCAGAAGCCCGGACAGATCTGGCTAAGGCGGCTTCACTCTTCGCTTCCGATTACGAAGCCGTTCGAAAAGAAATGGGCAATTTTGGCGGTTGCTGGGAGCTGGAAACCAAAGCCGACACGGTGCATGCGGGCTCAAAGGCGCTGACGGTGAAGATTGAGACCTACGCTTATACAGGGGGCGCCCATCCTAATTCGAACCTGGCTTTCTATACATTTGACCGCGAAACAGGCCGAATATTAACCCTGAACGACATGATTGCTGACACAACGGCTTTGCTCGGCGTGCTCGAACAGGCGTTTCGACAGCAACAAAACTTGTTGCCCAAAGTAAATCTCGAAGAGCAGGGCTACTTCCTGCGCGATGGACGATTCTTTCTGCCCGCCAACGTAGGCACCAGTCGAGAGGGAATGGTTTTCTACTATAATCCCTATGAAATTGCGGCTTACGCGGTAGGACCAATTCAGGTAACTGTACCGTACGAAAAGCTAAACGGTATCCTCCGCGACGATTGGTTGTAA